In one window of Helianthus annuus cultivar XRQ/B chromosome 17, HanXRQr2.0-SUNRISE, whole genome shotgun sequence DNA:
- the LOC110925076 gene encoding uncharacterized protein LOC110925076 produces the protein MQDLRRDHMSFCFHFWLLNHPGISWFRVFILSLLVLPLKIQTTYHHRTSSKLLTGFYPHGFGRCLTQKSQTATHDFLPAKHLSFVQRRWASQSAATEDTGKITIGPPKGLDSEKDDKDSGVVYYGPISNTIKKVKLLSLSTCCLSVSLGPVITFMTSPDMNVILKGAVASSVIFLSASTTLALHWFVSPYIHKLRWQPGSDTFEADMMTWLATFVTKTIKFSDIRLPQTNRPFVTFKANGEFYFVDADHCHNKALLARLTPTAKATQDSALKNL, from the coding sequence atgCAAGATTTAAGACGGGACCATATGTCATTTTGCTTTCATTTTTggttgttgaatcatccggggatatcttggtttcgggtctttatattgtccCTCTTAGTTCTCCCCCTAAAAATACAAACAACCTACCATCATCGGACCTCCTCTAAGCTCCTCACAGGTTTCTATCCCCATGGATTTGGAAGATGTTTGACTCAGAAAAGTCAAACTGCCACTCATGACTTCCTTCCTGCAAAACATCTTTCGTTTGTACAGAGACGATGGGCGTCTCAGTCTGCCGCCACTGAAGATACCGGCAAGATCACCATTGGACCTCCTAAAGGTCTAGATTCAGAAAAAGACGATAAAGATTCAGGAGTCGTCTACTACGGGCCAATATCAAACACCATAAAGAAAGTCAAACTTCTTTCACTATCCACCTGCTGCCTTTCCGTATCTTTAGGACCCGTAATCACCTTTATGACCTCACCCGATATGAACGTGATCTTGAAAGGTGCAGTTGCATCGTCTGTTATATTCTTGAGTGCTTCCACTACTTTGGCCCTTCATTGGTTTGTGAGCCCTTACATTCATAAGCTGAGGTGGCAGCCTGGTTCAGACACGTTCGAGGCCGACATGATGACGTGGCTAGCAACCTTCGTGACTAAAACTATTAAGTTTTCTGACATTAGGCTACCGCAAACTAATAGGCCTTTTGTGACGTTTAAGGCTAATGGCGAATTTTATTTTGTGGATGCTGATCACTGTCATAACAAGGCGCTTTTAGCAAGATTAACACCGACAGCAAAGGCGACACAAGATTCGGCTCTCAAGAACTTGTGA